The Euphorbia lathyris chromosome 3, ddEupLath1.1, whole genome shotgun sequence genome contains a region encoding:
- the LOC136221653 gene encoding pseudo histidine-containing phosphotransfer protein 6 has protein sequence MLGLGADRLRTDMNRSLALLFHQGVLDEQFLQLQQLQDESSPNFVAEVVNIYFHESEKLLRSLRGLLMDRELLDYKKMGIHLNQFMGSSSSIGAKRVRNVCVAFRAASEQNNRAGCLRALEVLEQEYCYLESKMHELFQLQQQRVLAAGVRYPMHN, from the exons ATGCTTGGGTTGGGTGCGGATCGGTTGCGAACCGATATGAATCGTTCACTTGCACTACTCTTTCACCAG GGTGTGCTGGATGAACAATTCTTGCAGCTACAGCAGCTTCAAGATGAAAGTTCTCCCAACTTTGTAGCAGAAGTCGTTAATATTTACTTCCACGAGTCTGAAAAGCTCTTAAGGAGTCTTCGAGGATTATT GATGGATAGAGAGTTGTTAGATTACAAGAAAATGGGAATTCATTTGAATCAATTCATGGGAAGTAGCTCAAGTATTGGTGCCAAAAGAGTCAGAAATGTATGTGTTGCATTTCGAGCCGCTTCCGAGCAAAACAACCGTGCTGGGTGTTTGAGAGCTTTGGAAGTGTTAGAGCAAGAGTACTGTTACCTGGAGAGTAAGATGCATGAATTATTTCAG CTTCAGCAGCAGAGAGTGCTGGCAGCTGGAGTTAGATACCCAATGCACAACTAA